A region of the Bryobacteraceae bacterium genome:
TGGGCCGCATGGCGGATGCTGACGCGAAGAAAAGGGAGGACAGGGTCTTGAGCCGGACTCAAACCGCCGGGCGCGTGGCCGTGCCCGGACGCGTGAATCTGATCGGCGAACATATCGACTACCACAATCTGCCGGTGCTGCCGGTGGCCCTCGACCGGCGCATCATCGCGGACTGGCGCGCGCTTGAAGAGCCGGTGGTCCGCGCCGCCAGCGAAGGATTCGCCCCGCGCGAGTTCCGCCTGGCGGCCCCGGTAAAGCCCTGGCCGGCAGGCGACTGGGGCAACTACGTGAAGGCCGCCGCGGCAGCGGCGCTCGGCCGCTGGCCGCTCGACCGAGGCGTGGAGCTGGAGATTCGTTCCACGCTGCCCGCGGCCGCCGGCCTCTCATCTTCCACCGCGCTGATGACGGCCTGCGCCCTGGCCCTTCTTCAGGCCAACGGCGTCGAGGCCGGATTTGAGGAGTTGATGGAGATCCTGCCCGAAGGCGAATATTTCGTCGGCACGCGCGGCGGCGGCATGGATCATGCGGCGGTGCTCGCCTCGCGCGAGGGCTGCGCCCTGGTGGTCGAGTTTGCCCCGGTGCGGGTCACGCCCGTGCCAATTCCGCCAGGCTGGGCCTTTCTGGTGGCTGACAGCGGGCGGCGGGCGGAGAAATCGGCCGCCGTGCGCGAGCAGTACAACGAGCGGCGCTTCGCCGGACAGCGCGCGGCCGCGCGGCTGGGCTTTTCCAGTCTTCGCGAGGCGCTTGAACGGGAAAGCGCCGAAGAGCTGGAACGCGCGGCGCAGCAGAAGCTGGAGGGGATGGAGCAGCGCTGTTTCCTGCATGTTGCCGGCGAGGCGGCGCGCGTGCGCCAGGCGGTGCAGGCGCTGCAAGAAGCCGATGCCGGACGCTTCGGGCGTCTCCTCGATGAGTCCCACGCGAGCCTGCGGGACCTGCTGGGCGTGAGCACGCCGGAGCTGGACGCGCTGACCGCGGCGGCGCGCGCCGCGGGCGCCCTGGGCGCGCGGCTCACCGGTGCGGGCTTCGGCGGCGCGGCGGTCGTCCTCTGCCGGGAGGAAGACGTGGAACGAGTCGCGTCAGGGCTCGAAGCCCGTTATTACGGCGGTGCCGCCGGGCCGCGGCTGTTCCGCGCCGTGCCCTCCGCCGGCGCGCTCGAGCTCATTGCCAGAGCCGGCGAATGACGTGGATCAGCACCAGGCCGCTCGCCACGAACAGGGCGCCAAGGGCGGCTGCGTAGTGCAGCCGTCCGTACAGGATGTTGCCCACGGTGAACAGAGCGGACCAGATGACGATGCTGCCCGAAAGCCATCCGAGCAATGACAGCGGAATGTTGTCGGCCTGCGACCATTCGGCCGCTTCCTGCTCGCTGATGCCGGCCATCTGGCGCACCCGCCGCCACCCGGGGCCGGCCGGATGCACCTTGCGGTAGAAGCGGATGAGCGCCTCGCGGTCGGTCTGCGGCCCCAGATACGCCACCACCAGCCAGCAGACGGTGGTGCAGAGCACGGTGAGAAACAGCTCCTGGTGGGTGCCGATGCGGATGTCGTGCCGGCGCAGCGCAAGGAAGACGAGCGACATGCCGAAAGAGCTGATCATCGCGGCGATCTCGCACCAGGCGCTAATCCGCCACCAGAACCAGCGCAACAGATAGAGCAACCCGGTACCCGCGCCCACCTGAAGCATGATGTTGAAGGTGTCCTGGGCCGTCTCAAGGAAAAACACGAGCACCGAGGAAATGAGGAACAGCAGCACCGTCGAAATGCGGCCCGCCATCACATAATGCTTCTCGTCGCGGCCCGGCCGCAGGAAGCGGCGGTAGAAATCATGCACCAGATAGGAGGCGCCCCAGTTCAGGTGGGTAAGGATCGTGGAGGAGTTCGCTGCGATCAAGCCGGCCAGCATCAGCCCCATCCAGCCGGCAGGCAGGAACTTGAGCATCGCCGGATAGGCGATGTCATGGCCGATAAGCGACGGGTCGACGTTCGGGAACGCGTGCCGGATGT
Encoded here:
- the galK gene encoding galactokinase, which codes for MSRTQTAGRVAVPGRVNLIGEHIDYHNLPVLPVALDRRIIADWRALEEPVVRAASEGFAPREFRLAAPVKPWPAGDWGNYVKAAAAAALGRWPLDRGVELEIRSTLPAAAGLSSSTALMTACALALLQANGVEAGFEELMEILPEGEYFVGTRGGGMDHAAVLASREGCALVVEFAPVRVTPVPIPPGWAFLVADSGRRAEKSAAVREQYNERRFAGQRAAARLGFSSLREALERESAEELERAAQQKLEGMEQRCFLHVAGEAARVRQAVQALQEADAGRFGRLLDESHASLRDLLGVSTPELDALTAAARAAGALGARLTGAGFGGAAVVLCREEDVERVASGLEARYYGGAAGPRLFRAVPSAGALELIARAGE